Within Deinococcus actinosclerus, the genomic segment CGCTGCCGTACTCGCTGACCTTTCCGAGGTCGTTGCGGCCCAGGTCCACGAGCATGAGGTGCTCGGCGCGTTCCTTCTCGTCCGCGAGGAGTTCGTCCGCGAGATCCTGATCGTGCCCCTGGGTGGCGCCACGCGGGCGGGTCCCGGCGATGGGGCGGGTGGTCACCGTCCGGCCGTCGCTGGCGAGGAGGCTCTCGGGGCTGCTGGCGACCAGCGTGACCGGCCCGAGTTGCAGGTACCCGAGGTACGGGCTGGGATTCACGCGGCGCAGCGCGCGGTACAGCGCGAAGGGGTGCAGGTCGCCCAGGTCGGCGCTGAAGCGCTGGCTGGGCACCACCTGGAAGATGTCCCCGGCGCGGATGTACTCCAGGGCCTCTCTGACGGCGGCCTGGAAAGTGTCCGGAGTGAAGTTGCTGGTGAACTCGGGCGGCGTGGTGGGCATGCAGCCCGGCACGGCCGGCAGCGGCCCGCGCAGGCGCTGGGTGAGGCGCTGCACCTCCTCCTGCGCGTCCGCCTGGGTATCGGCGGTGGCGACGGTGATCAGGCGGTGCTTGAGGTGGTCGAAGATGACCATGCCGCGCGGCGCGATGAAGCACGCGTCCGGGACGTTCAGTTCGTCGGGGTTCGCGTCGGGCAGGCGCTCGTAGTTGCGGATCAGGTCGTACGCGGCGTACCCGATCGCGCCGCCGATCAGCGCCGGGAGACCGTCCGGGACGGTCGCGGGGCGGACGGTCGCGTGGTACAGCCGCGCCAGGGGATCGGTGTCCTGTCCACCGAAGTCGCCGAAGGTGCCGCTGCTCGTCACGTGCGCGCCGCGCGCCTCGAAGCGGCCCTGCTCACCCACGCCGATGAACGAGTAGCGGCCCAGTTTCTCCCCGGCCTCCACGCTCTCGAGCAGGAAGGTGACCGTCTCGCCCTGCGCGACTTTCAGGTACGCGGTGACGGGCGTGTCGAGGTCGGCGTTGAGTTCCTGCACGGCGACGGCCAACGGGGAGCGCGGATTCGGATGCGTCATGGGTCTCCTGGGATTCGGGGGCGGGGGGTCAAAAAAACGCCCGGGTGGGAGTTCCACCTGGGCGCGTCTGTGCAGTGTCGGGGCGACAAGCGTGATCAGACCCAGGAGTTTCTGGGCCACCACCACGCACCGGACACGGTCATGCGTGGCAGGATAGCGCGCCGCCCCCAGCGGCCGGGGGGGTGTGTAGACAGGTCACCGCTCAGCCAGGCGGGTCACCCAGGCGTGACGCTCACCGTGACCGCCTGCCCCTCCTCCAGCGACTCCGCGCGGCGCACCACGACCTTCACCGGCAACAGGTACCCGCCATCCTTCGGGAAGATCGAGGTGCGGAACCGGGTCTCCCCCACCACCGCCTCGCACGGGATCATGCCCCACCCGTACGTCACGAACCGCGCGGCGTCCTTCAGGTCCGGCACCAGTTCCTCCGGCACCCGCAGGAAGTAATGCGGGGCGGGACCACGCCAGTGAAACAGCTCGGCCGTGAACGTCAGGGGCATGCAGGCAGCGTAGCGGGTCAGGGGGTGACGGTCATCCAGAGGACGGTGCGGCCCACCTCCTGACCGTCCTTGCGGAAGGTGAGGGTCATGGGCGAGTCCCCGGTCGGCACGGTGGCATCGGCCTGGAATGTCAGCGTCGTCTGGAGGGCCTCAGCTGTCAGACCCTGTCCGGTCAGACTGGGCAGATTCAGGGTCGCCGGACTGACGGTCACGCCCGGCACGTCCACGTGTAGGGTGACGGGCCCACTGATCGCGCCACTCTGACGCAGGTCAAACGGCACTGCCGTGGGCTGACCGGTGCGGAGCAGCAGGTCGCTCCCCCAGGCAGGCGAGGCGACGCCGACCCACAGGCCACCCGTCGGGAAGGTCAGCCGGGACCACGTGCCCACCGGGATAGACGTGCGCTGAATGGTGTACTGGGTGTCCGTGCTACTTCTGCGCTTCTGGATCAGATTCCAGCCCTTCTTCAGATCCAGTTGATCCACGTACGTGAGCGTCAGATCGAGCGACGTGTCATCACAGCGGCCCTGCACGCGGATGTCGCGGTCGACGTACAGGCGGATCAGGCCGCTGCCGTCCAGACCAACCGAGTTGAGCACCCCCAACAGAT encodes:
- the trpE gene encoding anthranilate synthase component I yields the protein MTHPNPRSPLAVAVQELNADLDTPVTAYLKVAQGETVTFLLESVEAGEKLGRYSFIGVGEQGRFEARGAHVTSSGTFGDFGGQDTDPLARLYHATVRPATVPDGLPALIGGAIGYAAYDLIRNYERLPDANPDELNVPDACFIAPRGMVIFDHLKHRLITVATADTQADAQEEVQRLTQRLRGPLPAVPGCMPTTPPEFTSNFTPDTFQAAVREALEYIRAGDIFQVVPSQRFSADLGDLHPFALYRALRRVNPSPYLGYLQLGPVTLVASSPESLLASDGRTVTTRPIAGTRPRGATQGHDQDLADELLADEKERAEHLMLVDLGRNDLGKVSEYGSVRVHDAFTIERYSHVMHIVSSVTATLRDDQTPLHALASVQPMGTVSGAPKIRAMQIIDELEPVRRGPYGGSFGYIALNGSMDMALTLRTMVITKGRVHIQAGAGVVADSDPASEEQETRNKAAALMRAVELAAGGL
- a CDS encoding DUF1905 domain-containing protein, which encodes MPLTFTAELFHWRGPAPHYFLRVPEELVPDLKDAARFVTYGWGMIPCEAVVGETRFRTSIFPKDGGYLLPVKVVVRRAESLEEGQAVTVSVTPG